The Papio anubis isolate 15944 chromosome 1, Panubis1.0, whole genome shotgun sequence genome window below encodes:
- the HHLA3 gene encoding HERV-H LTR-associating protein 3, with the protein MFGACYKQPLKPSGSAPTAEECRMTPRYAGCDVAEMHRILVQSTFTEHLLRAIHRASKYVEHQS; encoded by the coding sequence ATGTTCGGTGCATGTTATAAACAACCACTTAAACCCTCCGGATCTGCGCCTACCGCAGAGGAATGCAGAATGACGCCACGGTACGCAGGATGTGATGTCGCCGAGATGCACAGAATACTCGTTCagtcaacatttactgagcatctacttcGTGCCATACACCGAGCTAGCAAATATGTAGAGCACCAGTCCTGA